One stretch of Eupeodes corollae chromosome 2, idEupCoro1.1, whole genome shotgun sequence DNA includes these proteins:
- the LOC129947108 gene encoding carboxypeptidase B-like, translated as MYLGFLFIYFIALSHGATIEDDNYSVYQGYKIIEVTPESNKQSKILEQFHEQQHKVPSVIFLSSTKLLNSPILMLVPPESEIELQSVLKSVKLPFRIIDDDVVTSLREERSENSRRRTPSRMDFESYHRFDDITEYLDDLSKKYPQHTALVPVGKSYEGRQMNAIRITDNSESRSTSDRKVIFIDAGIHAREWIAPATALYVIHQLVENFDSNRDLVKDYDWVILPVVNPDGYEYSHTKERFWRKTRQPNSFACIGTDANRNFDFHWGETGASSYACAETFRGPKAFSEPETQALKQILESFEGNCKMYLSLHSYGNYLLYPWGYESTLPPTWKDLDEISMAGANAIRSATGTNYTVGSATNVLYAAAGASDDYAFGAVKIPVSITMELSGAGSGGFDPPARKIKPFVEEAWIGIKAMAASVTKKY; from the exons atgtatttaggttttttatttatttacttcattGCATTGAGTCATGGGGCAACAATTGAAGACGACAACTACAGTGTCTACCAAGG gtacaaaataattgaagttaCACCAGAAAGCAATAAGCAGAGTAAAATTCTTGAACAATTCCACGAACAGCAACATAAAGTTCCTTCGGTGATTTTTCTCAGTTCGACAAAATTGCTAAATTCTCCAATTCTTATGCTTGTTCCACCCGAGTCGGAAATAGAACTTCAATCTGTCTTAAAAAGTGTTAAGCTACCATTTAGGATTATCGATGACGATGTTGTAACATCACTTCGTGAAGAACGGTCTGAAAATTCAAGGCGTAGAACTCCATCTCGTATGGATTTCGAGTCATATCACCGATTTGATGATATCACAGAATATTTAGATGATCTATCGAAAAAATACCCTCAACACACAGCTCTAGTTCCAGTTGGTAAATCCTATGAAGGACGTCAGATGAATGCCATAAGAATTACAGACAACAGTGAAAGCCGATCTACATCTGatagaaaagtaatttttatagaCGCTGGAATTCACGCCAGAGAATGGATTGCACCAGCCACAGCTTTATATGTGATTCATCAACTAGTTGAGAATTTTGATAGCAATAGAGATTTAGTAAAAGACTACGATTGGGTGATTCTTCCGGTGGTCAATCCAGATGGATATGAATACTCTCATACGAAGGAAAGATTTTGGCGTAAGACCCGTCAACCTAACTCATTTGCCTGTATCGGAACTGATGCTAATCGCAACTTTGATTTCCATTGGGGTGAAACTGGAGCATCGAGTTATGCCTGTGCTGAGACATTTCGTGGACCTAAAGCATTCTCTGAACCAGAAACTCAAGCTCTGAAACAGATCTTAGAATCGTTTGAGGGAAATTGCAAAATGTACCTTAGCTTACATTCGTatggaaattatttattgtacCCTTGGGGATATGAATC AACTCTTCCTCCAACTTGGAAAGATCTCGATGAAATATCAATGGCTGGAGCAAATGCTATAAGAAGTGCTACAGGAACAAATTATACTGTTGGAAGTGCCACAAACGTTTTATACGCTGCTGCTGGAGCGAGTGACGATTATGCATTTGGTGCTGTTAAGATACCTGTGTCGATAACTATGGAACTCTCCGGAGCTGGTAGTGGAGGTTTTGATCCACCAGCACGTAAGATAAAGCCATTTGTTGAAGAAGCATGGATTGGTATCAAAGCAATGGCAGCAAGTGtaactaaaaaatattga
- the LOC129946339 gene encoding carboxypeptidase B-like has protein sequence MFLRNCLVVLCVTSVLGEGYDGFKIYDVVASNPRQGNLLFQLSQQEDYDFFILPRLLNQTSRVMVPPFRQTKFLHLLGNYGMDYNIVNENVGKTIKEQFIANRRPRVYSPKLGTDRYYSHDEINNYIDHLAKEYPSRVFIKRVGKTYENRTMKTITITNGDGRPDKKIIFIDGGFHAREWISPAAVLYVIEQLTENYEENRELLENYNWVILPVVNADGYEYTRQSTSNRMWRKTRTPYKGSLNRNCHGADPNRNFDFHWMEEGASSSACSETFAGPKAFSEPETGVMRDLLISIKDRCKFYLTLHSYGKYLLYPWGWTSALPDTWKDLDEVAMAGYNAILKETGTIYTVGSSTNVLYIAAGASDDYAFGATNIPIAITMELPAGGTTGFDPPASSIDEYVKETWVGIKAMGLTVIQKY, from the exons ATGTTTCTTCGAAACTGCTTGGTTGTGTTGTGTGTGACGAGTGTCCTTGGCGAAGGATATGATGG atttaaaatctACGACGTGGTAGCATCCAATCCAAGGCAAggaaatttactttttcagcTATCCCAACAAGAAGACTATGATTTCTTCATTTTGCCTAGACTTCTGAATCAGACCTCTAGAGTCATGGTACCGCCTTTTAGGCAAACGAAGTTCTTACATCTTCTTGGCAATTATGGAATGGATTACAATATTGTGAatgaaaatgttggaaaaaccaTTAAAGAACAATTCATTGCGAATCGAAGGCCTCGAGTCTACTCACCGAAACTTGGAACTGATCGCTACTATTCTCATGACGAAATCAACAATTACATTGACCATCTAGCTAAGGAGTATCCGAGCAGAGTTTTTATCAAAAGAGTTGGCAAAACCTACGAGAACCGCACAATGAAGACCATTACGATCACCAATGGAGATGGACGGCCAGATAAGAAGATCATCTTTATCGACGGTGGATTCCATGCTCGTGAATGGATCTCCCCGGCGGCTGTGCTTTATGTGATCGAGCAGCTAACTGAGAACTATGAAGAAAACCGAGAACTTTTGGAAAACTACAATTGGGTTATCCTTCCAGTGGTTAATGCTGATGGTTATGAGTACACTCGGCAATCAACCAGTAATCGTATGTGGCGTAAGACCAGGACTCCATACAAGGGATCATTGAATCGGAATTGTCATGGTGCCGATCCAAACAGGAATTTCGACTTCCACTGGATGGAGGAAGGTGCTTCTTCGAGTGCTTGCTCGGAAACTTTTGCCGGTCCAAAAGCATTTTCAGAACCAGAAACTGGAGTTATGAGGGATTTGTTGATATCGATTAAGGATCGTTGTAAATTTTACCTTACTCTTCATTCTTATGGAAAATACTTGTTATACCCTTGGGGATGGACTTC TGCTCTTCCTGATACATGGAAGGATTTAGATGAAGTAGCTATGGCAGGATATAATGCAATACTTAAAGAAACTGGTACCATTTACACGGTGGGATCTTCaactaatgttttgtatatagcTGCTGGAGCAAGTGATGATTATGCATTTGGAGCTACAAATATTCCAATCGCCATTACAATGGAATTACCAGCTGGTGGTACGACAGGATTTGATCCACCAGCATCGAGTATCGATGAATATGTTAAGGAGACatgggttggcatcaaggctaTGGGTTTGACTGTCATTCAAAAGTACTAG
- the LOC129948016 gene encoding carboxypeptidase B: MEVKILLGLLACCGFALVRAELEGYKIYDVTPTNTFEQQILEHLSKFEDYDFFHRPRALNVSSRVMISPEDQDDFENTLNKFSLGFEVINEDVSKAIHLERSQNTLFRSMSRGVSFSSFQRFNQINAYLDELAAKYPNRVTVNNVGKSYEGRQIKTITITNGDKKANKNVIWVDGGIHAREWIAPAAALYVINQLVENFSANKDLLTKYDWVVMPVVNPDGYEYTHTKSRMWRKTRKPSSSSCTGTDANRNFGFHWGEVGASSSSCSDTFRGEKAFSEPETQVVRDQLLKLKGRAKFYLTIHSYGNYLLYPWGWTSQLPSTVSNLDEVAKAGANAIRSATGTKYTVGSSTNVLYAAAGGSDDWAFGVAGIPISITMELPAGGSGFDPSPSQIKPFVSETWIGIKAMAQKVISKY; this comes from the exons ATGGAGGTTAAGATTTTGTTGGGTTTACTGGCCTGCTGTGGCTTTGCTTTGGTTAGAGCAGAATTAGAAGG tTACAAAATCTACGATGTCACCCCTACCAATACCTTTGAACAGCAGATCCTAGAGCATTTGAGCAAATTCGAAGACTATGACTTCTTCCATCGCCCTAGGGCCTTGAATGTCTCGTCCCGTGTGATGATCTCCCCTGAGGATCAAGATGATTTTGAGAACACTCTCAACAAGTTTTCTTTGGGCTTTGAAGTTATTAACGAAGATGTATCAAAAGCTATCCATTTGGAACGTTCTCAAAATACCCTCTTCCGTTCGATGTCCCGTGGTGTATCTTTCAGCAGCTTCCAAAGATTCAACCAAATCAATGCTTACCTCGATGAATTGGCCGCTAAGTATCCAAACCGTGTGACAGTCAACAACGTTGGCAAGTCCTACGAGGGAAGACAAATTAAGACAATCACTATTACCAACGGTGACAAGAAGGCCAATAAGAATGTGATCTGGGTTGATGGTGGAATTCATGCTAGAGAATGGATTGCTCCAGCTGCTGCTTTGTATGTCATTAACCAGCTTGTCGAGAATTTCTCAGCCAACAAGGATCTCTTAACCAAATACGATTGGGTTGTAATGCCAGTTGTAAACCCTGATGGATATGAGTACACTCACACCAAGTCACGCATGTGGAGGAAGACCAGGAAACCATCGAGCAGCTCATGCACAGGAACAGATGCCAACAGGAATTTCGGCTTCCACTGGGGTGAGGTTGGTGCCTCAAGCTCATCGTGCTCCGATACTTTCAGGGGAGAGAAGGCATTCTCTGAGCCAGAAACTCAAGTTGTTAGGGATCAATTGCTGAAATTGAAGGGACGTGCTAAATTCTACCTGACCATTCACTCCTACGGCAACTACTTGTTGTACCCATGGGGCTGGACTTC ACAACTTCCCTCAACCGTTTCCAATCTCGATGAAGTCGCAAAGGCTGGAGCCAATGCTATCCGTTCAGCTACTGGAACCAAATACACTGTTGGATCATCGACAAATGTGTTGTATGCCGCAGCTGGTGGAAGTGATGATTGGGCATTTGGTGTTGCTGGTATTCCAATTTCCATTACCATGGAATTGCCTGCTGGTGGTTCCGGTTTTGATCCTTCTCCATCACAAATCAAGCCATTTGTTTCCGAGACATGGATCGGTATTAAGGCTATGGCTCAAAAGGTCATTTCcaagtattaa
- the LOC129945219 gene encoding LOW QUALITY PROTEIN: carboxypeptidase B-like (The sequence of the model RefSeq protein was modified relative to this genomic sequence to represent the inferred CDS: inserted 2 bases in 1 codon; substituted 1 base at 1 genomic stop codon) — translation MEKGFEQINDYLDELAAKYSNSVKVNNVGKSYEGRQIKTIQXVIWVDGXMHAREWISPAAALYVINQLVENFTAHEDFLATYDWVVLPFVNPDGYEYSHTTDRRWRKNRNPASSSCNETDPNRNFDFHWAEVGSKKRKCSELFRGEKAFSEPGTQIVKEELLKLQGRVKFYLTIHSFVAIPGYNAIKSATISKYYKVESSTNVIDAAAGCSDDWAMSVAGIPIAITMELPGKGFGFDPPPPKIKLFVSQTWIGIKAMARKVISKY, via the exons ATGGAAAAAGG atTTGAGCAAATCAATGATTACTTAGATGAATTGGCCGCTAAATATTCGAATAGTGTTAAGGTCAACAATGTTGGCAAGTCCTACGAGGGAAGACAAATTAAAACCATCCA TGTGATCTGGGTTGATGGTTAAATGCATGCTAGAGAATGGATCTCTCCAGCTGCTGCTTTGTATGTCATTAACCAGCTGGTAGAGAATTTTACAGCCCACGAGGATTTTTTAGCCACATATGACTGGGTTGTTCTGCCTTTCGTTAATCCTGATGGATATGAGTACAGTCACACTACCGATCGCAGATGGAGAAAAAACAGAAATCCAGCAAGCAGTTCATGCAACGAAACAGATCCCAACAGGAATTTTGACTTCCACTGGGCTGAGGTTGGTTCTAAGAAGAGGAAGTGTTCTGAATTATTTCGGGGAGAGAAGGCATTCTCTGAGCCTGGAACTCAAATTGTAAAGGAAGAATTGTTGAAATTGCAGGGACGTGTCAAGTTCTATCTGACCATTCATTCGTTTG TTGCAATACCTGGATATAATGCTATCAAATCAGCAACAATTTCCAAATATTATAAGGTTGAATCATCGACAAACGTCATAGATGCTGCAGCTGGATGCAGTGATGATTGGGCTATGAGTGTTGCTGGTATTCCAATTGCCATTACAATGGAATTGCCTGGCAAAGGTTTTGGCTTCGATCCTCCGCCaccaaaaattaaactatttgtGTCTCAGACATGGATCGGTATTAAGGCTATGGCTAGGAAGGTCATTtccaaatattga